A stretch of DNA from Posidoniimonas polymericola:
GCACGTACTGGTCGGCATTCCAGCCAACGAGGTCCCAGACGTAGAGGGTTTCCTGCAGCGTGCCGCCGAAGCCGCCGACAAGGTCGCGGTGTGCGAGCTCCTGCTGAAGCTGCGGTTCGACGGCCTGCGGCTCGCCATCGATTTCATACTCGAGCAAGAAACTCGCCGGGTCGAGAAGGAACCCGAGGGTCCCGACCTGCACGACAACACGGGTGTCGTACCCTGCGCCCAGTCCGTAGCTCGGGACCGTCGCTGCGATCTCGATCGCAACCGCAGGCGAGTAGATATTGCCACTGCTGGGCACGAAAGCGGCTCCGGTGGTCTCGATCAGATTGGCGTCGGACAGCCCCGGTCCGAACGATTGGTTGGGCGGATTGATCTCGGAGACCGCAGCGGATTCTGGGTCACCAACGAAAGACTCGAAGAACGCGAAACTGGAGTTGGCGTCGCCGCGTGACCAAGCCTCAAACGGCGCGGTCTGCCCGTTAGGAGTCAGGAAGGCCGCGGTCTCTGCCCGGACGGGCGTCACGGCCGCGTTGCCGGCAAGCATCAGCGCCGCGAGCAATTGGCCAATTTGGATGAATTTCATTGGGAACGTTCCGTCGTGCTAGGGGAATTCAACTTGGCTGGCGACGGCTGGCGCAATGGGAGAGGGAAAACAGTAGTAAACGGCAGTTGCTGGCGGTCCCCTTGCGGGGCCCGCCAGCAACCATGACCGCAAGGCCTCCTAGCCTTAAGACACCCGACTTCTCTGTGTCAGTGAGGCCGCTCCGCCGAGCGCCAGCAGCAGTGCCGCCGCCGGCTCGGGAGCACCCAACGGAAAGGCGGAGAAGCCGTCGTTCTGCGTGTACGTGTCAATAACGACCTGGTCCAAACTGAAGTGGGGCCCGCTGCCGGCAAAGGTGAGCACATAGCCATCAGCGTCCGCAGCGACGTCCCAGGCGAACAGGTGCTGCTCGACCGCGCCGAAGCCGACGCCCGTCGCAGCCAGCGTGCTGTACATTGGCGGGTTCGCGACGCCGTTGGCGGGCGTCAGGAACACACTGCCGGCATCGAGCGTGGCGCCCAAAGACTGCACCTGGGCGACGATCCGCGTCGTACCCACAGGAGCGGAGGCGAGCTGTGGAATCGCTACCGCAAGCTGGGCGGCGGCGGCCGGGGAGTAGATGTTGCCGCCCCCGGTCAGCACGGCCCCGGGAGTCCCCTGCAGGAGCGTCGCGTCGGCAAGCTCTACCTCGCCCGCGTCGGGCAAGTTGGGCGAGCCGAACGCCGAACTAAAGACGTCCCACTCGGCGTAGGTCGAGCCGAAAAACCCACGCGACCAGTCCTCGAAAGGGGCCGCTACGCTGTCCGGGACAATTACGGCCGCGTTCACGCGTGCCGAACCCACAACAACCGCCGCCGCAACGAGCGCGGTTCGAATCATCAACTTCACGGGATCGCCTCTCTTCTCAAAAGCCAATTGAGCTGAGCGGCGGCGCACGTCGCCGCCGCATGTAAACCACCTCGAGTCGACGCCTAGGGGCAGGCACGGCTGGACGTGCCCTCCGCGGGAGGGCAGCGGCGCACCGCAGCCATCGTTCAACTCGTTGGACCGGTGGCTGGCGGCTGATGCTGGCGGCGGCCTTGCGACTGAGTCGCAATAGCATTAAGTTACACCTCTCGCCTTTTTTGGCAACCCCTAATGCCAAATTATCAACGCCCACCATCACGCAACGAGCTCCACGTGCCCTCTCCACCTTCAAAGCCGCAGGGGTCGCCCCCGCTTGAGCCCAAAGAAGTCGACAGCAGGCAGCTTATGGAGGGTCAGCGCCAGCTCATCATCCGCCACGATGGTCAGCCCTACCGGCTGATCATCACCCGGAATAACCGGCTGATCCTGCAAAAGTGACCCCCGGACAGGCCGTTCGACGTTGCAACCGGCCCATGTTTGCGCCGTTTGGCGAGCGCGCAACGGCCGTTCGGTTGCGTTCAGACGGACGCGGCATACGTTTGATTGAACGTGCGTACCGCGTCGTTTCTCCTCCCTGCCCAAATCTGGCCCTACCACAGCTCCTGTGGTTCGCAACCACACAAGGAACCGCTCCCCATGCGCAACCGCCGCTTGTGCCACACGACCACCATGGCAGTCATCGCAGCCGCGATGGGGATGGGCATCGGTCATGACGCTCCGACCGCACACGCCGCCAACGCCATCGTCACGGTTCTTGCGCCACTCGACTGGCCCGTCAAATCCACCATTAAGCGAACACAGGGGCAGCGGCAGGCGATTGTGTTCGCCGACCCGAACGACGGCTCGGCCAGGGCCGCACTGAGCCAAGCCATCGAGGTCAGCGCCCGCAGTGGAGCCCCGTTTACGTTCTGCTTTGTCGGGCCCGCAGGCGCCGACGAGTCGTACTTTGATACGCCACTGGTTGGCTCCGCGTTCCGGATGGGATTGGGGGTCCAATTCGACCCGGGCGGCGTTGAGGCCGGGTACTTTGGCGCCTCGACGTCGGGGGTCTGCGTCGCCTACGACGCTCGCGGGCGGCTCTGCTTCTACGGCGACCTCGCCCCCTCGGGAGACGGCTACAGCAAGGACGACGGCTCCGAGGCCGCCGTCAAAGGGCTCTCGCGGATCCGGGCCAAGTCGGACCACCTGTTCCTCTGCCCCATCACAGGGCCGCCCTTGAGAGCAGCGGCGGCGGCAGAGTAGCCCAATCCCAGGCCCATGGCGCCCGATGCTTGATCCGGGGCGGGGCATCCGGTTCAATTATGGAATGGTAAAGATCCTCATTACGGCCTACGGCCCGTACGACGACTGGCCCGAAAACGCCAGTTGGCTGGCGTTGCAGGCGTTCTTGCGGGATCTCCCTGACGGTGTCGAGCTGACGACGCGGCTCTACCCGGTCGACTTCCAGACGCTGCGGTCCCGGCTCGAGCCGGACCTGGCCGAGGGGCACGACGCCGTCCTTCACCTGGGGCAAGCGCCAGGCGCCGCCCGCATTGAGCTCGAGACAATCGGCCTGAACATCGGCCGCGAGCGAGGAGCCCCGCCGTCGGAGGACTTTCCGCTCGCCAGCGACGGCCCCCTCGCCTACCGCAGTGGGCTGCCGCTGCCCGAGTGGGAGGCCCTGCTACGCTGCAATGGCATCCCGGCGGCGGTCTCGTACCACGCCGGCGAGTACCTCTGCAACGCGGCGCTCTACCTGACCCACTACTTCAACGAACAGGCCGGTCGGCCAACCAGCGCGACCTTCCTGCACCTGCCGCTCGACACCTCGCAGGTGGTCGATCAGGGCCGGGACGCGCCGTCGCTGCCGGCAGAGGAGTCGGCCCGAGCGATCCGGCTGATCATCGCCGACCTTCAGCAGCGGCGCCAGTATGTAGGCGAGCAGGCAGGGATTGCATGAGCAGTTTTGGCGTGATTCTAGTCGCCGCGGGTGGCAGCACCCGCTTTGGCGACAAGCAGTACAAGAAGCCCTTCGCAAATCTCGCCGGCCGGGCGGTTTGGCTGCATTCCGCCGAGCTGTTCCTCAACCGCGACGACGTTGAACAGCTAGTGGTCGTGATCGCCGAGGACGACCGCGAGGACTTTGATCGGAGGTTCGGCGCCAACCGGGCCATTATGGGTTTCGACGTCGCGATTGGCGGGCAGCAGCGGGCCGACTCGGTGGCGGCCGGGCTCGCGAAGATCAAGCCGTCGATCGGGTTTGTCGCCGTTCATGACGCAGCCCGGCCCTGCCTGTCCGCCAAGAGCGTCGACGCCGTGTTCGCCGAGGCTCAGCGCAGCGGCGCCGCGATTCTTGCGGCGCGGGTTTCGTCGACGCTCAAGCGGGCCACAAGCGTCGACGGCAGCCCGGTTGTCGAAGCGACGGTCTCGCGAGAGAACCTGTGGGCGGCGCAAACCCCGCAGGCGTTCGCCCGAGAGCTGCTAGTCGAGGCCTACGCCCAGTCCGACGCCGCGTCAGCCACCGACGACTCCCAACTTATGGAGCGCCTCGGCCGGCCGGTCTCGCTGGTCGAGAACACCCCGTTGAACCTAAAGATCACTACCAAGGCCGACCTGAAGCTGGCGGAGCAGATCCTCAAAAACCGACCGGCCGCCAAGCCCAAGGTCTTTGGCCACCCATTTGCCGACGACAACCTGTGGCGCTAAATCGCACTCCGCCCTTGTAATCGCGGCTACTTCTCACACGAGAAGATCAGCGCCGAGTACGGGGCCAGCGGCAAACCGGCGCTGTGCGAGAGCCCGTCCCACCCCCGCCCTTCCGGCGTAACATCGTCGGCCGGGGTGTCGTCGAATTCGTCGCTGTAGACCTTGGCGTCGCTGTTGAAGCGGACCTTCCACGGGCCAGGTCCTGGGAAGCCGACGCGGTAGTCGTCCCAGCTTTTGTTGGCGAAGTTCATCACCACCAGCACCTGGTTGCTCGCACAATCGCCCGACCAGCGGGTGAACACGATCACCTTGTCGAGGTGATTGACGTGCGTGATCGCGATGTGCTGACCGGTTAGCCCCGCGGTCGTGCCGTCGCGGTTCAGTCGCAGGTTGATGAGGTCGTGGTACATCCGGACGATGCCACGGAACTCCTGGGCTTGGTCCCAGTCGATAGGGTTGCCGTCGTCGAACCAACCATTGCGGAGGAACTCCTGCCCCTGGAAGAGCATCGGGATGCCGGGGGCGGTGAACATCAGCATGGCGGCGAGGGTCGATCGCTTCTGCGCAAAAAACCCGGTCGGGTCGTTCGGGTCGATCTCCGAGGGGACCCGCTGCTTGCCGTTGGCGACCTCGTCGTGAGACTCGCTGTAGATAATCCGCTCGAAGGCATCGTGGTTGTAGCGGTGCAGCAGAGCGCCACAGACCTTGTCCATCGACCGGTGGGCGTCGTCGGCGACTTGCACCACGTCACGGACCGGGTGCACAAAGCCGGCGTCCCACTGGCTGTTGAAGCCGGCGCCGCCGAATTCCTCGGGCTTGGTGATCCAGTCATTGTTCTGAAGGTCCTCAGCGATAGTGATCGCCTTGGGGAACTCGGCGGCGAGGGTCGAATTGACCCACTGGGCGAGCGACCACCCCTCGGGGATTTCATCGCCACCGTTGACCGTGCGGATGTACAAAGTCATGTCGTACCGCAGGCCGTCCATGTGGTAGTCGCGAAGCCACATCCGTGCGTTGTCGTGGATGTACGCCCGGACCTCGCCGCGGCCGTAGTCGGGGCGTGTGTCGCCCCACGGCGTGGTGCTCCGCCAGTCGTTGTAGAAGTAGATGCCGCCCTTGCCGTTCTCGCTCCAGCCGTCGAACTGCCAGATGTCGAGGTCGCTGGGGCCGAAGTGGTTGTAGACGACGTCGAGGATCACGCCGATGCCGTGCTCATGGGCTAGCCGCACGAATCGCTTCAGGCCGTCGGGCCCGCCGTAGGCCGATTCGACAGCGTAGATGTGGGCCGGGTTGTATCCCCAGGAGTAGTCGCCGGCAAACTCCGCAAGCGGCATCAGCTGCACCGCGTTGACGCCGAGCTTCTTTAGGTACGAGAGCTTCTTGGCGGCCAACGCAAACGTGCCTGGCGAGTCTTGGTCGCCGGCGTTGAACGTGCCGATGTGCATCTCATAGATGACCAGCTCGTTGAACGGCGGGAGCTCGAAGCTATCCCCCTGCCAGTCGAACTCGCCGGTGTGTACGACCCCGTTTCCGACCGAGTTGGTCACCTCGCGGGCATACGGGTCAATCCGGCTTAGACGCTGGTCGCCGTTGACAATCAAAAAGCGGTACTCATCACCCGGCTTGGCGTCGGGGCTGTCCAGACTCCAAGTGCCGTGCTCCTCGCGCAGCATCGGGCTGGCGTCTTCGTCCCAGTTGTTGAATGAGCCAATCAGGTAGACGGCCTCTGCGTGCGGAGCCCAGACTCTAAAGAACGCGCCGCTCTCGTGGGGAATGCAGCCCATCCCAGCGATTGGGGCCCGCGATCCAGAGGTTGCGTGATCGGAGGACGCAGCAGATGTTGGGCTCTTGGGAGCCTCAGGAAGACCGACAGACATGACACGTGTCCCTAGGTAGTGAGGACCCGCATCTCCGCCCGTTTCGACGACGCCTGGAACGCCGCGGGGGGAGGCGGTGGTGGACGTAAAAAGCTTACTCGACAAACACTTACCCTACTCCCGCCCTGACCTCTCAAATCGGTTAGGCGCTCAGCAGCTGACGCCGCGGCGCCGCGTTGCGGAACAGGGCGTCCTGGGCCGCTTTGGCTAGCACCACACGGCGCTGACGTTCGACGGGCGACCACTCCTTGCGAATCGCAGCGCACCGCTGGGCGATCGTTTCTGTTTCCTTCATTACTTGCAGCATTGTCATCGATCCGTCCTCTGAAGAAACCGAGTGTGTGTTAGTTGGATCCGCACAAAGCGAATCGCGTGCCACAACCCTCAGGAATTTTTCAGCCGACTGACTCAGCCCCCGTTTTCTCGATCCTTTTGGCAAAATCCCGTTCGCGGATCTCTGCGAATGGTCGCTAAACGACCAGGTCACTTGGCCTCTGCTGGAACAACTGCTCCCAGACTGAGAGCGGCCCGGGACAATCAACGCCACCCCCGCAGCGACCCGATTTCTGAAGCCGTTCCTTTTCCCTGGCACTACATTGGCGAAAAAAAAGGGGCGAACCACGGCGGCCCGCCCCTGTTGCTCAATCAAACTACCCGCCCTGCCCTACTTGTCCACGCCGAACGAGTAGATGCAGGTTTGAGTGTAGGTCTCACCAGGGCGGAGCACCACGCTGGGCCAGCCTTCCTTGCCTTGCTTATTGGGCGAGTCCGGGAAGTGCTGGGTCTCCAGGCAACAGGCGCTGCGGTGAGCGTAGGTTTTGCCGTCCTTGCCCTCCTGACCGAACAGGAAGTTGCCGCCGTAGAACTGCACGCCCGGCTCGGTGGTTTTCACCGTCAGCTGCCGGCCTGACTCGGGGTCGGTCAGCACGGCCGCGGTAACCAGTTCGCCCGCGGCGACGCCGTCACGGTTGAGCACTAGGTTGTGGTCGTAGCCGATCTCGGGCGAGTCGTTGTACTCGTCGACGCGGTCGCCAATGCGGGTCGGCTTGCGGAAGTCGAGGCCCGTGCCCTCGACCGACTTGATCTCGCCGGTGGTCATGATCGAGTCGGCGCTGCCGGGCGTGTACTTGTCGGCGTTCAGCATCAGGACGTGGTCGTTGATGGTGTCGGACCCGGCGCCCGCCAAGTTGAAGTAGGCGTGGTTCGTCAGGTTGATGACGGTCGGCTTATCGGTAGTCGCCTCGTACTCGATGCGGATCTCGTTGTCGGCGGTCAGCGTGTAGACAACCTTGACCGTCAGCTCGCCGGGGTAGCCCTCCGAGCCGTCCGGGCTGGTGTGGGTAAACGTGACGCCGGAGCCGTCGGGCCCGGTGAAGGACTCTGCGTTCCAGACCACCTTGTCGAGGCTTTCTGCGACGCCGCCGTGCAGGTGGTTGCCCTCGTTGTTGGCGGCCAGCTGGTAGTCCTTGCCGTCGAGCGAGAATTTGCCGGCGGTGATGCGGTTGCCGTAGCGGCCGACGATCGTGCCGAAGTACTGGTTCTTGTCGGATTCGTACTCGGCGACCGAGTCGAAGCCGAGCGCCACGTCGGCCACCTTGCCGTCCCGGTCGGGGACCTGAATACTCACCAGCGTGGCGCCGCGGGTCATCAGTTCGATCACCATGCCGGCGTCGTTCTTGACGGTGTAGAGGTCGACCGCCTCGCCCGAGCTGGTCTTGCCGAACGACGATTTGTCAACAGAAGCAGCGGGTGCGGGCATGGCGATAACGACGAGCAGGCAAAATAACAGTGGTTTCAACATTCGTGGTTCTCCGTCGAAGAAAGATACGTCCGTCGGTGGTCGTTCTGCCAGGAGGACCTGTTGGCTGGACGCGAAAAGCACGGGCCGGCGACTGCCGGCTGGCTGTGGCCCCCGCCACGGGCGGCCACAGGGAATCCATTGTACCCACTCAGGCGGCGGGCGGCTCCCGCCATCAGCCCTTCCTGGCCGATTGTCGGATAGCGATCAGGTCCTTCATGACGCCCCCCAGATCGGCGGCCCCGATCTGCCCTCCAAAGGCGTCGTGCAGCAGCTTGTAAACGACGTAGAGCCGCTCATAAACCGCTACGTTTTCGGCAATCGGCTCGTAGACAGTCTCTTTGACTCCGGTCATGGCGGCCTGGGCCGACGGGACGTCTTGGTAGGCGCCGCCCACAACGGCGCCGAAAATCGCGGCCCCTAGGGCGCAGGTCTGGGCCGAGCGGCTGACCTTCATCGGCCGGTTGCAGACGTCCGCGTAGACCTGCATCACGAAGGCGTTCTTCTCGGCGATCCCGCCGCAGTTGATCACTTCCTTGACCTCCACCCCGTACTCCTCGAAGCGGCGGATGATGGTCAGAGCGCCGAACGCAGTGGCCTCGACCAGCGCCCGGTAGACCTCCGGAGCGGTAGTGTGCAGCGTCTGACCGATCAGCAGTCCGGTCAGCCGTGGGTCGACTAGCACCGTCCGGTTGCCGTTGTTCCAGTCGAGCGCGACGAGGCCCGACTCGCCCGGCTTCAGCTGGGCGGCGTCCTCGGTCAGCTTGACGTGGGCGGCGCCGTCGTTGCCGTACTCGGCGGGCGAGAGTCGACGCACGAACCAGTTGAAGATATCGCCTACGGCCGACTGGCCCGCCTCGAGCCCGTACTTGCCCGGCAGGATCGACTCGGGGACCACGCCGCACAGGCCCGGGATGTCCGGCAGGTTGGCGTCGAGCGGCGCGGGGACGCAGTCGCAGGTGCTGGTGCCCATGATCTTGACCAACACGCCGTCACCGCAGCCGGCGCCAACCGCGCCCATATGGGCGTCGAACGCTCCGGCGGCGACCGGGATGCCAGCCGGCAGGCCGATCTCCTTGGCGACTTCAAGGCAGAGTTGACCGGCGGCCTGGTCGGACGGCACGGCCGCGGTTTCGTAGCGGTACCTCGACAGCCCGGGCTCGAGCGCATCGAGGAAATCGGCCGACGGCAGGCCGCCCCAATCGGTGTTGTACATCGCCTTGTGGCCGGCCGCGCAGATGCAGCGAGTGAGCGTGGCCGGGTCGGTGTTGCCGGTGGCGTAGGCCGGGATGTAGTCGGCCAGCTCGACCCAGCTCGCCGCGGCCGCGGCCACCTTGGGCTCGGTCCGCAGGCAGTGCAAGATCTTTGACCAGTACCACTCCGACGAGTAGACGCCGCCGCACTTCGCCAGGTAGGGCTCGCCCCGCTCCTGGGCGACGCGGGTGATCTCTTCGGCCTCGGCGTGCGAGGTGTGGTCCTTCCACAACCACGCGTACGAGGCGAGATTCTCCTTGTGCTCCTCCAGCAGCGACAGCGCCGTGCCGTTGGCGTCGACCGGGATCGGCGTGGAGCCGGTCGTGTCGACGCCGAGACCCACGACCGCCTCGGGCGAGAAGCCGCTGTCCTCTGCCGCGGCGGCCTTGACCGCCTCGCGGACCGAAACGCGGAACCCCTCCAGGTAGTCGGCCGGGCTCTGGCGGGCCAGGTTCGGGTCCTTCGGATCCAGTAAGATACCGGCGTCGCCGCTAGGGTATTCGTAAACGTGGGCCGCGACCTCACGACCATCGGAGGCGTCAACCACCAGGGCCCGGACGCTGTTAGTGCCGTAGTCTACTCCGATTGCATAACGAGCCGTCATGCCGCCCTCCGGGTCCTGTCGAAAAGAATCAAGAGTATTTAGGTTAATGAGGAACCGGCGTCTGTGCTAGCGCCGGCCCCGCGACAATTCTGCCTCAAGGCAGCCTCAAATCAGGACATTCGTGCTTCCATGGCCCACCGGAACGAACCCCTGAACGTGGTTGGCGTCGTGACCCCCCCGGGCGTGAGCCAGCGGGCAGAGCTGCAGGTCTCGCGGATGCCGACCGGCACGACCCTCTCCGTGCCGCTGCAGGTGGTGAATGGCTCGAAGCCCGGGCCCGTAATGTGGATCAGCGCCGCGGTGCACGGCGACGAGCTGAACGGCATCGAAATCGTCCGGCGGGTGCTGGAGCGGGTCAAGCCGAAGCAGCTCGCCGGAGCGCTGATCGCCGCCCCGCTGGTCAACGTGTTCGGTTTTATCGGGCAATCCCGCTACCTGCCGGACCGCCGCGACCTCAACCGGTCGTTCCCCGGGGCGGCCACTGGATCGCTGGCCAGCCGGCTCGCCCAGAAGTTTATGAGCGAGGTCGTGACCCACTGCCAATTCGGCATCGACCTGCACACCGGGTCGCACTACCGCACCAACCTGCCCCAGATCCGGGCCAACCTCGAAGACGAGCAGACCCGCGCCTGCGCCGAGGCGTTCGGAGCCCCCGTAGTGATGCACTCGCAAACCCGCGACGGCAGCCTGCGGCACGCGGCGACCAGACGCGGCATCCCGGTTCTGCTCTACGAGGCCGGCGAGCCGATGCGGTTCGACGAGGACGCCATCACCAAGGGGGTCAACGGGGTGTTGCGGGTGATGTCGAAGCTCGGTATGCGTTCCCGCAAGACGCCGCTCAAGCCGTTCGGCGGGGTGCAAGTCCAAAGCAGCGTCTGGGCCCGCGCCAAGCGGGGCGGCATCCTGCGGCTGTCGGTGCAGTTGGGGCAGCGGGTGTCACGCAAAGAGCCGCTCGGCGTGATAGCCGACGTGTTTGGCGCGGAGGAGCGGGTCGTGACCTCGCCGATCGCCGGGATCGTCATTGGCTTCACCACCAACCCGCTTGTCCATCAGGGCGACGCCGTGATCCACATCGCGCAGACCGCGTCCGGCGGCGCCCCCGAGGCGGCAACGTAAAGGTGACCCAGCGCAGATCTCAAGCCGATTCGAGCACCATATTGGCGTACTGAGTCGTGTCGCCGGTGCGGATCAGGCCGATGGCGTTCGGCACGCGTCGCTTGAATGCCTCGTGCGGCTGACGGGTCAGCGGGAGGCCCTCGAGGGCGGCATCGAACGCAGAACGCGTTGGCTGGTCGTTGTGGTCAAAGAACTCCTGGGCCATCGCCACCCGTCCAAACACGCACCCCGCCCGCACGGCCCGGAGCACTTCGAGGACGGTGGGGATGTCGTCAACCAGCGAGATGTCGATCGTCTCGATCTGCGGCCAGTACGGGAAGCCCCGGTCGGCGATCACCAGCGTGTTGGTGTGCCGAACGCGGCTCAGCAGCGAGTTGATCTGGGGATTCAGGATGCCTGAGGTGAGCATGCGGGCAGCGTTTGATTGGGTCGCGGCGACGCTAGAAGGGGCCAAGCGTCATCACTTCTTCGTAACTTGTGAGTCCCTTCAGCAGCTTCTCGACCGCGTCGTCGATGAGCAGGGAGCCACCGGACTCAGGGGTGGCGTCGCGGATGTCTGACTCGCTGGCGTGGTCGTTGATCAGTTTCTTGATTCTGTCGTCGACGACCATCAGCTCGAACACGCCGACCCGGCCGTGGTAGCCCCGCCCGCCGCACTCTTGGCAGCCACCAGGGTCATACACCGTGACGCCCTTGACGCCCGACCGCCCCAGCGACTCGGACTCGAGTGCGGTAAGCTCGCGGGGTTTGCGGCACCGCATGCACAGGCGGCGGACCAGCCGTTGGGCGACCGACAGCCGCACCGTGGCGGCCACCAGGAACGGCTCGACGCCCAGGTCGATCAGCCGGGTCGCGGCGCCCGCCGCCGAGTTGGTGTGCAGCGAGCTCAGCACCAGGTGGCCGGTGAGCGCCGCCTTGACGCCGGTTGACGCCGACTCGTAGTCGCGCATCTCGCCAATCATGATCACGTCGGGGTCACTGCGGAGGATGTTCCTCAGGACGGTTCCGAAGGCGACCTTGTCGGCCGTGTCGACCTCGACCTGCGAGACGCCCACCATGTCGTACTCGACCGGGTCCTCGACCGTGATGATCCGGCCGGGGCGGTTGGCCAGCCGGTGCTTGAGCGCGGCGTACAGCGTGGTGCTCTTGCCGGCGCCGGTCGGGCCGGTAAGCAGGATCATTCCCTGCCGCTGCGTGAGCTCCGACGCGAACACGGCGCGGCCCTGCTCGGACATCCCCAGCCGGTTGAGCGTCAGCCGTCCCGCCTCGGTCGCCAGCAGCCGCAGCGTGAGCCGCTCGCCTTGCGTGGTCGGCAGGCAAGCGGCGCGGATGTCGACCTGCTGGCCCTTGTCGCCGTACTCGAAGGTGAAGCGGCCGTCCTGCGCCATCCGCTTTTCGGCGATGTCCATGTTCGAAAGCACCTTGAAGCGCCCGAGCACCGCTGGGTGCAGGTCCTTGGGATACTTGCGGAACACCTCCAGGACGCCGTCGACTCGGAGCTGCACTAGAACGATGCTCTCTTCCGGGTCGATATGGATGTCGGACGCGCGGCGCTCGATCGCGGCGTTGAGGATCTCGCGGCACGCATCGGTGGCGTTGGTAGGCAGGGACGCCGCCGGCGGCTCCTTGTGCTCGACTGGCGGCGCCGCCTTGGTCTTCGCCTTGCGGGACAGGCTGAGCGGGCCGCGGCTCCGCTTGACGCCGTCGGCCGGTTCGGCCGGCTTGACTTCGGGGGCGGCGGTGGTGAGCTCGAGCCCCTTCACGTAGGCGGCGATGACCCACTCGTCGGACTCCGCATGGCGGACCCGGTGCGTCGGCATCAGGTCGCCAGACTCGGCCCACTTGCGGAGCTTGTCGAGTGAGAACGGGCCGTAGACCTGGCCGTCGCCGATCTCAAAATACCACTGGTCGAGCATGCCGAGCGTCGCGAGGAAAAGGAACAGGAGCCGGACGGTCCGCTTGCTACAAGATACCAAGCGGCCGTCCCCGATGCGATCTTTAGCGCGAGCGAGCCTCGCACGAGAGGACCGAAAACGGCCGGTTTTGCGAATATGCTAGAGTTTCATTAGCCGGGGATTTCTATCGATCAGGGGGGCAAATGGACAACCAGAACAAGGGCCGTCGGCCCAGTTTCCGTGGCGCCCTGTCGGCGTGGCTCCAGGGCCGTTTGCAAGAGTGCACCCACTGCCGTGTGTGTAGCCACGACGTCACGCCTCTGGACCACTACTGCGCGAACTGCGGCCAGCAGGACCCGGCCCTCGTGTCTAAGTCCGCAGCCCTCTCGGTGGTGGTGCTAGCGGGGCTGCTGGCGTGCGGCGGCGTCACGGCTTT
This window harbors:
- the hemP gene encoding hemin uptake protein HemP is translated as MPNYQRPPSRNELHVPSPPSKPQGSPPLEPKEVDSRQLMEGQRQLIIRHDGQPYRLIITRNNRLILQK
- a CDS encoding pyroglutamyl-peptidase I; its protein translation is MVKILITAYGPYDDWPENASWLALQAFLRDLPDGVELTTRLYPVDFQTLRSRLEPDLAEGHDAVLHLGQAPGAARIELETIGLNIGRERGAPPSEDFPLASDGPLAYRSGLPLPEWEALLRCNGIPAAVSYHAGEYLCNAALYLTHYFNEQAGRPTSATFLHLPLDTSQVVDQGRDAPSLPAEESARAIRLIIADLQQRRQYVGEQAGIA
- the ispD gene encoding 2-C-methyl-D-erythritol 4-phosphate cytidylyltransferase, with protein sequence MSSFGVILVAAGGSTRFGDKQYKKPFANLAGRAVWLHSAELFLNRDDVEQLVVVIAEDDREDFDRRFGANRAIMGFDVAIGGQQRADSVAAGLAKIKPSIGFVAVHDAARPCLSAKSVDAVFAEAQRSGAAILAARVSSTLKRATSVDGSPVVEATVSRENLWAAQTPQAFARELLVEAYAQSDAASATDDSQLMERLGRPVSLVENTPLNLKITTKADLKLAEQILKNRPAAKPKVFGHPFADDNLWR
- a CDS encoding alpha-amylase family glycosyl hydrolase; the encoded protein is MGCIPHESGAFFRVWAPHAEAVYLIGSFNNWDEDASPMLREEHGTWSLDSPDAKPGDEYRFLIVNGDQRLSRIDPYAREVTNSVGNGVVHTGEFDWQGDSFELPPFNELVIYEMHIGTFNAGDQDSPGTFALAAKKLSYLKKLGVNAVQLMPLAEFAGDYSWGYNPAHIYAVESAYGGPDGLKRFVRLAHEHGIGVILDVVYNHFGPSDLDIWQFDGWSENGKGGIYFYNDWRSTTPWGDTRPDYGRGEVRAYIHDNARMWLRDYHMDGLRYDMTLYIRTVNGGDEIPEGWSLAQWVNSTLAAEFPKAITIAEDLQNNDWITKPEEFGGAGFNSQWDAGFVHPVRDVVQVADDAHRSMDKVCGALLHRYNHDAFERIIYSESHDEVANGKQRVPSEIDPNDPTGFFAQKRSTLAAMLMFTAPGIPMLFQGQEFLRNGWFDDGNPIDWDQAQEFRGIVRMYHDLINLRLNRDGTTAGLTGQHIAITHVNHLDKVIVFTRWSGDCASNQVLVVMNFANKSWDDYRVGFPGPGPWKVRFNSDAKVYSDEFDDTPADDVTPEGRGWDGLSHSAGLPLAPYSALIFSCEK
- a CDS encoding aldose epimerase family protein, yielding MLKPLLFCLLVVIAMPAPAASVDKSSFGKTSSGEAVDLYTVKNDAGMVIELMTRGATLVSIQVPDRDGKVADVALGFDSVAEYESDKNQYFGTIVGRYGNRITAGKFSLDGKDYQLAANNEGNHLHGGVAESLDKVVWNAESFTGPDGSGVTFTHTSPDGSEGYPGELTVKVVYTLTADNEIRIEYEATTDKPTVINLTNHAYFNLAGAGSDTINDHVLMLNADKYTPGSADSIMTTGEIKSVEGTGLDFRKPTRIGDRVDEYNDSPEIGYDHNLVLNRDGVAAGELVTAAVLTDPESGRQLTVKTTEPGVQFYGGNFLFGQEGKDGKTYAHRSACCLETQHFPDSPNKQGKEGWPSVVLRPGETYTQTCIYSFGVDK
- a CDS encoding ribulokinase; the encoded protein is MTARYAIGVDYGTNSVRALVVDASDGREVAAHVYEYPSGDAGILLDPKDPNLARQSPADYLEGFRVSVREAVKAAAAEDSGFSPEAVVGLGVDTTGSTPIPVDANGTALSLLEEHKENLASYAWLWKDHTSHAEAEEITRVAQERGEPYLAKCGGVYSSEWYWSKILHCLRTEPKVAAAAASWVELADYIPAYATGNTDPATLTRCICAAGHKAMYNTDWGGLPSADFLDALEPGLSRYRYETAAVPSDQAAGQLCLEVAKEIGLPAGIPVAAGAFDAHMGAVGAGCGDGVLVKIMGTSTCDCVPAPLDANLPDIPGLCGVVPESILPGKYGLEAGQSAVGDIFNWFVRRLSPAEYGNDGAAHVKLTEDAAQLKPGESGLVALDWNNGNRTVLVDPRLTGLLIGQTLHTTAPEVYRALVEATAFGALTIIRRFEEYGVEVKEVINCGGIAEKNAFVMQVYADVCNRPMKVSRSAQTCALGAAIFGAVVGGAYQDVPSAQAAMTGVKETVYEPIAENVAVYERLYVVYKLLHDAFGGQIGAADLGGVMKDLIAIRQSARKG
- a CDS encoding succinylglutamate desuccinylase/aspartoacylase family protein → MAHRNEPLNVVGVVTPPGVSQRAELQVSRMPTGTTLSVPLQVVNGSKPGPVMWISAAVHGDELNGIEIVRRVLERVKPKQLAGALIAAPLVNVFGFIGQSRYLPDRRDLNRSFPGAATGSLASRLAQKFMSEVVTHCQFGIDLHTGSHYRTNLPQIRANLEDEQTRACAEAFGAPVVMHSQTRDGSLRHAATRRGIPVLLYEAGEPMRFDEDAITKGVNGVLRVMSKLGMRSRKTPLKPFGGVQVQSSVWARAKRGGILRLSVQLGQRVSRKEPLGVIADVFGAEERVVTSPIAGIVIGFTTNPLVHQGDAVIHIAQTASGGAPEAAT
- a CDS encoding RbsD/FucU domain-containing protein; translation: MLTSGILNPQINSLLSRVRHTNTLVIADRGFPYWPQIETIDISLVDDIPTVLEVLRAVRAGCVFGRVAMAQEFFDHNDQPTRSAFDAALEGLPLTRQPHEAFKRRVPNAIGLIRTGDTTQYANMVLESA